The Puntigrus tetrazona isolate hp1 chromosome 9, ASM1883169v1, whole genome shotgun sequence genome includes the window TCCCCCGGTTTCCCTGAAGTAGCTCTTGCTGAAGACCGTCTTAAAGGAAGTCGCTGCCATTGAGGAATTTTGAGgcgcaaaaaaatttaattaaacaagaaATCCTGAAAATATTTAGTAGCACAACAGTTGTCAACATAATAAGatgattatattaaatattaaattttaaatttatttctgaaGGGTAATGTGACACAAAAAACTGGTTCAATGAGTGCtgaaaaatttagctttgccatcacaggataaaaacataatgtagttaattgcatttattcattataaatgtatttcagaatatatttttaaataataaacaaaaaatctacattttgtcTTAAATGCATTAAGCCTATATGGGTAAGACTTCCAGTTCTTTAGCAGTAGGGCAAATGATAAATAACAATGCCTTTAATGGTAAGACTGTTTGCATTATAAACCAGTGTGTTAAGTAAGATAAATATTGACTtaccatattaaaataatatgataagATATACACAGATTTTCAATATCACCCAGATAAGACCAGACGCTAGAcccatagaatttacaaatgtCAAGAAAAGGTGCATAGAGtccattttccattttccaaaAAGTGTGTCAGTGCTTTGTGTTAATTttgaatacaatataattttaattataaaatgcttttgtgaTATTGggcttaaaacattaaaaaattattgtcTGAAGTATCTATATAAGTTTTTGGGTCTCTGTATGTAAAGACAGAAACATACAGATGTATTCATAACAGATGCCGATGATAATTACTGACAACTGACATTGTTGTTTTGGAAAAGACTCAGACTGTGAATCTCAAGAGTGATCCTTTGCTTCAGTTACCTTCACGTAAACCAACACCTGTCCTGAGCCTTCCTGAAAATCAGACTGTAGACAGGGCTCCCTATTAACCTAAGTAAACTTGTCTGCGGTGTTAAATGTTTGCTATGCTGTTGGTTTTTTCCACTGAATATTCTTGAATAATATTTTGCTTCACATGCCTGTATCATCCATCACTTTAGGCAGCATAACAGATagatttgcatttgaaaaaacaatctcatacagaaaaatatataaatattttacagtatgtaaaGCTGTTTTTGTCGAGTGTCATTAGTGGTGTTTGCGGAGGGAAACACCGTTACTGTTTCTCATACTTAGGGTTTgagttttaaacaaacaaaaacatactgtaacttGTTCCACACCTACAAATGATGTGCAGCCTATTGAAATAGGTGTGCTTTTAGGTAAATcatcatatttataaatataggAAAGACTTACAGCTCACCTAGTGTAGAAATACCTTGGAATTTAAAGTCATAAAAGCCATTCATCAGCCATGAGCTTAACATTTCCttgctatatttttataaactttataatttatttttattttatttatcattttaatgattttatttgctttcataAGTTACATATGATTATTGTGTATTagtttttagattatatattagattacatttttataccagttaatatttttttctttttcaaagtaattttagtacttcaacacttttttttgttgttgttgttagttgccaaacattttttattagtttatcatataatatttgtattttattttagtctcatgtctattaacaaaaatatttttttatattttaaatattcttagttcattaaaatgttttttaatattgctctattttctttttattatataattaagcTAATGTACCTCTAGAAAATGTAAAGACTAAAAAAAGGTAGACTGTAATTATTGAAAAGCTATGGATGGGTCTTTGGTACAAAGGTGTAGAAACACTGTAGAGACTTAGGaaggtctaaaaaaaaaagtagttgtAGTTGTTTTACTGGTTAAGTGGGATGTGATCATGAAGTTTGGTTTGGGTTtcaggagcaggaggagattgATGCCACACAGGAGGTGGATGATTCTACTCCGGCCGAGGAGGAGGATCTGGGTGCTGTCGAAGAGGAGCGCAGCGTCATTCTGCACCTCCTCTCTCAGCTCAAACTGGGCATGGACCTCACCAGGGTATATCAGCTCCATCTCATTAATGGCTCTCATTTCATCTTGTGTCTTTCTCAAACCTCAGATAAAGTTTTTGTAAATACCCCCATTTAAACTAAAAGTTAAACTAAAAGAACTAAAGGTCattcattatgaaataatgcaGCGTTTCAAATGGGCTTGTAGGTGGTCCTGCCGACCTTCATTCTGGAGAAGCGCTCCTTGTTGGAAATGTATGCAGACTTCATGTCCCATCCGGATATTTTCGTGGCCATCACCGATGGCTCCAGCCCGATGGACCGCATGGTCCGATTTGTAGAGTATTACCTCACTTCCTTCCACGAAGGTCGTAAAGGTGCCATTGCCAAGAAGCCCTACAACCCCATCATCGGAGAGACCTTCCACTGCTCTTGGAAAGTACCCAAAGCGACAACGCCTCCGTCAGCAGTCCCAAAGGAAGGCATCTCATGCCCGTCAGACTGCTACAATGTCCGCTTCGTGGCTGAGCAGGTTTCCCATCATCCACCTGTGTCAGGCTTCTATGCAGAATGCCAGGAGAGACAGATGTGCGTCAACACGCATGTGTGGACCAAGAGCAAGTTCATGGGCATGTCCATTGGCGTATCTATGATCGGAGAAGGTGAGTTTAGCCTGCTTTGCActtgttttcacattttgttgAAAAATGTTAACGTTAATTCCTGTGCTTGCAGGTAATCTACACCTATTGGAGCACGGTGAGGAATACACCTTTAGCCTGCCCTCTGCTTACGCCCGCTCTATCCTCACTGTGCCCTGGGTGGAACTGGGAGGAAAAGTCAATGTCAACTGCGCCAAGACAGGCTACTCTGCAGTCATCACCTTCCAAACAAAGCCTTTCTATGGGGGCAAGCTGCACAGGTCAGGATCACGCTAGATCACATTACATGACTCCGTTTTCCATCTATGTGAGACAGTATagtgttttcaatgtaaatttATACAGCCGTCGTGTGAAAACTGTTAATTAGTATGCACTActattaaaatgatacattaaattgatcaaaagtgactgtaaaaacatttgtttccaATTATAATGTTAAGCAGCATaactattttcaacactgataataatatgaaatgtttcttaagcaccaaatcagcataaagATTAGACTCATTTCAGAAGGCTCGTGTGATGTAATGCATATGGCTGCTAAAGTGTAGCTTTGGGGTCACAAGAGTTAATGgtgttttgaaatatattcaaataggaaacattatataaaattggTTAACtgttaactgtatttttattaaataaaatccagGATTGGAAGAAACtaattacataaacataaaattacaataagtttgaaaaaaaatcatttttaaaaattttattctgACTTTTATGAAGTCAGTTTTGATTCCTGGACTGTAACAAAAACCTATGTTTTGTTTCTCAGAGTGAACGCGGAGGTCAAACACAACCCCACCAACTCCGTGGTGTGCCGCGTGCAGGGCGAGTGGAACGGCGTGCTGGAGTTTAGCTACACCAGCGGGGAGATGCGTATCGTAGACATTACCAAACTCCCCGTCACCAGGAAAAGAGTACGACCCGATGAGCTGCAAGGACCCTACGAGTCTAGGTAAAACCAGCCAATCGGTTTACTGTGATATTCATGCCACACGATTGAACTATACAGTGTTAACTTTGATATGATGTCCTGTCTTTTAAATGAGCAAACTGAACAGCTAAACAAGTGATATAAAGAAATAGTTAAAAGATATATTGTGAAggactgaaaaagaaagagataaatgggtttggaacaaaatgaagGTCAGGATATCTAACcatttttttgttggaggaaCTGCAAGTGAAAACCTTAGTTTCTTTATAGCTGTCTTGTTGTCTGTGGATTCAGATGCATTTACTGAAAGTGTATTGATGTGGTGAGAAGGCTCCGTGTTTAATCTGTGACTCTTCTCCCTGCAGGCGACTGTGGCAGCATGTGACAGAGTCTCTCAAAGAAAGAGACATGGATAAAGCCACGGAACACAAGCGCTTCCTAGAAGAAAGGCAGAGGAAGGAGGAAAGGCATCGCGCAGAGACACAGACAGCATGGAGGACCAAATACTTTGAGCGCAAGGTAAGAACACatctgcatctttttttttttttgaaa containing:
- the osbpl11 gene encoding oxysterol-binding protein-related protein 11, producing the protein MQTEAVLEHHGGSQSSCRTGSKSWQYSDLMEKVDGYLMKYTNLVTGWQYRYFVLNNEAGLLEYFVNEQSRNQKPRGSLPLAGAVISPSDEDSHTFTVNAISGEQYKLRASDAKERQHWVSRLQICAQHHTEAMGKTNPPLQTRSLSMASQGSGSSPGSQHRINQNSNALLGLSQLQRGSSLYSSRKSLLPDHLLEAREMMSQAQGQHRDLIQSIEGLPSSQGPSPLDQDLLLLKATSLATMTCLSDCLHILQLQQVARQKVPLGGPALEWLEPKLPDILKNGGTLPSITKDDGKTEGTVLEPLEMDSCDIAGEQEEIDATQEVDDSTPAEEEDLGAVEEERSVILHLLSQLKLGMDLTRVVLPTFILEKRSLLEMYADFMSHPDIFVAITDGSSPMDRMVRFVEYYLTSFHEGRKGAIAKKPYNPIIGETFHCSWKVPKATTPPSAVPKEGISCPSDCYNVRFVAEQVSHHPPVSGFYAECQERQMCVNTHVWTKSKFMGMSIGVSMIGEGNLHLLEHGEEYTFSLPSAYARSILTVPWVELGGKVNVNCAKTGYSAVITFQTKPFYGGKLHRVNAEVKHNPTNSVVCRVQGEWNGVLEFSYTSGEMRIVDITKLPVTRKRVRPDELQGPYESRRLWQHVTESLKERDMDKATEHKRFLEERQRKEERHRAETQTAWRTKYFERKGEGWVYYQPLWKTAAHSSSPVSPPQNP